Within the Streptomyces sp. NBC_00353 genome, the region GACCACGCTGAACCTCGTCACCAATGCCGTACGTGCGCTGTGCACCCACCGGGACCAGCTCGACCTGGTCACCACGGGCCGCGCGGGATGGGCCGACGTGGTGGAGGAGACACTGCGCTGGGACAGCCCGGTCAGCTACTTCCCGTTCCGCTATCCGACCCGCGACCTGACCCTCGACGGGACCGTCATCCCACAGGGCACCCCCGTACTCGCCGGATACTCGGCCGCCGGACGCGACACGTCCGTGCACGGCCCCGACGCCGACCGCTTCGACGTCACCCGGCCGGCCAGGACATCGGCGGCCCGCCACCTCTCCCTCGGCCACGGGCCGCACTACTGCCTGGGAGCGCCGCTCGCCCGGATGGAGGCGACGATTGCGCTGCAGCAACTGTTCCGCCGCTTCCCGGAGCTGGACGTCACCGTGCCGGACGAGAAACTGGTGCGCCATGCCAGCTTTGTCGGCAACAGCGTGCGGACACTGCCGGTACGGCTCCGCCCGGACACGGGCTCCGCCGCAGGCTGAGGCCGGACACCGCACGCAGTGCTGCGACTCGCGCCCCATATGATCGACAGGTCGTTGCCGACCGTCGTCCTTCTGTGCCACCGGGAGTGCACCATTCGTTCCGTACTCGTCCGCCCGCCCGGACAGCGCGTCGAGCTGCTGGCCCGGCAGGAGGACGGCCTCGCCCTGCACCATCTCGTCTGGCGGCTCGGACCCGGCTGGCGGGTGTGCAGCAGCGCCGTGCTCGGCGGCGGCATCGGTCCGCGCGCATGGATCCTCAACGCGCAGGTTCCCGGCGGCTATCCGCGGCTCGACCCCGATGCCCATCTCGCCGAGATCGCCGCCGCGGAGGATCTCACCGGACCGGGTGCCGCGCTGATGACGGCGGCCGATGTCACCGCGTACACGGTCGCCACCGACGAGGGCGTGACCGCAACCGTGACCAGCGGTCTCGGAGTACGGGGCTGGGCCGCCGACCCGGCTGCCGGAACCGACGGACCGCCGCCGCCGAGCACGGTCAATATCGTCGTCACGGTCCCCGTGGCTCTCTCCGACGCCGCACTGGTCAACGCGATCGCGACCGCCACCGAGGCGAAGGTGCAGGCGCTCCTGGACGCCGGACTCAACTGCTCCGGCACCCCCACGGACGCTGTGTGCATCGCCGCACCCGAACCCGGACCGGGGGCCGCGGCGCAGCCGTTCGCCGGCCCGCGGTCGCGGTGGGGATCGCGACTCGCCAGAGCAGTGCACGGTGCCGTGCTCGACGGCGCATTGCGGCAACCTTGACCTCTCACCGCCCCGCGCCGGCGCGG harbors:
- a CDS encoding adenosylcobinamide amidohydrolase, translating into MIDRSLPTVVLLCHRECTIRSVLVRPPGQRVELLARQEDGLALHHLVWRLGPGWRVCSSAVLGGGIGPRAWILNAQVPGGYPRLDPDAHLAEIAAAEDLTGPGAALMTAADVTAYTVATDEGVTATVTSGLGVRGWAADPAAGTDGPPPPSTVNIVVTVPVALSDAALVNAIATATEAKVQALLDAGLNCSGTPTDAVCIAAPEPGPGAAAQPFAGPRSRWGSRLARAVHGAVLDGALRQP